Part of the Citrus sinensis cultivar Valencia sweet orange chromosome 2, DVS_A1.0, whole genome shotgun sequence genome, CTCGTCTAGGGTGTGGTTGGTCATTTCACAGTGCACCATCAAACACCAATTCCCCAGTTTCTGGTATTAGTAATGTAATGGACCAATACTAGAAACTCAATAATTCTGGCTTGCTCAAGGTAGGATACGGCTTCTTCACTTCAAGCGGAGGAATTGCTCGCTTTTTATGCCCACCCCCTTTTCTCAGTTGCCAACAGCCGTTTTCTTTAAAGAGTCGTGTTGCAATTAATCGCGGGTGATGTGACAGTGATCTGTTCCTTcgtttgaatttcaaaccaaTAGTTATAAAATCCTTGGAATTTGTGTCGTTAAATGCTAATAAACCAAAGGTTTGTATCTCATTTGGGAACCCTAAActtcaaaatgaaatttcatcTCTTAGTCTTCTTTGTCCTCTTCGGTGACTGAGAGACTTTTCTCCCTTGAAGTTGAAGCTACCTTCCTTGCCTCTATTCTGCCGGGCCACATCTGCAggtattttttctatttcctCGGTCTTGGATAGTTgtagaaaatttctttttttttttttaatggcgTTTGGTGGTATTGTTTTAGTCATAGTTTAAGGAATGTCAAAAGGCAAAGAGAAAGTGATTGAGGTTGATGATGACGAGTTAGACTTCCTGCCTGGTCTACTCGCTGATCTCGCTTTTGACCTTAGGATCTCTTTAAAGCCGATAAGATCTAGCGTATGGACTAGTGCCAGGAGAATGTCTCATGAAGCAACCACCTCACCCAGCAATAGCGACAATGCGGGGTCTTCTGGTTCGGAGGATACTCTAAGTGAGCACTCGGGTGAAGATTCCGGTGAAGTATCATCACCAGGAGTATCGCGAccataaaagaaaaggaaactGGGTGGTAGAGCTCTAGCAGAACATTATGCTATTGACCTCATGACCTGTATGACCACAGTAGAGGACCTCGTAGAACTTCGAATTGTTTACGACATCCCTGATGGTATACCCCTTAGAGTTTCATGGAAGAAAGACACTCCCAGTTGACCTCCCAAGGGTTAGTTACCCTGTTTCTGGAAAGCTTTAAATTTGGAATGAGGCTCCCCTTACAACCTTATTTCATACAAATGCTTGTTTAACTTTAATGGGTGGATGTTACTTTATGGTCTGTTCGCTTTGTGGGACAAATGTGGTCATGGTGAGCCTACAGTTGATGAGGTCAAATACCTATATCAGTTAAAGAGCAGCCCCAAAGACGTCGGCTggtattatttcatttcaagTACCAAGACCAGGAAACCTATAACTGATCTTCCAACAGGTGGTGGTGGCAATTGGAAgagaaaattcttttttgctgggggtccCTGGGGTCAAGTGGCACAGATTGATGGGGAGAACGTTCGCGTCCCCTCCCGTTTCATAGTTTCAGGTTGCCTGCTTGCTTTAGATGTCTTATACCACTAGTTGTTCTGATGATTGAACCATTTCTAACACGGTCTTTGTTCAAGTTGCAGGTTCATGGGGCTTCCACTACAAGCTTAAGCCTGAAGTACTCAAGTGGGTCGAGACTATATTGGCCAACTCCTGCCCGTGTAGAGATCTATTGTCTCTTTGCAGCTTGATCGACGAATCTCACTTAGTCCCTGCAGCTCACATTATGGAGGACGCTGTGATTAGGGTTTTGAACGGGAAACATCCTCGGCCCACTACTACAAGGCAAGATCAAAGCAAAGATGCTCCCTCTGGAAAGCGAGTCGAGCAAGCCTCTCCTTTGAAGACTTTACCACCCCATCCTCCTAAGGTCGGAGAATCTAGTGGAACTACAAGTGGCACTGGTCTCGCTACCCCGTCTCTACTAGCAGGACCAAAACATTGACTGCAGGAAGATAGACCAGAGTACTGTTGGCGAGCTGGTTGGGGCTATGCAATTCAGCGCTTTCCATCTGGGTTGTATGGCTACCTAATATAAAGCAAATGTTGGCAGTTATGACCGCAAGATGAAAGAGGATATTCAATCAGCCAGAAGCAAAGTTGACGCTGAGGAGAAGAAAGTTGGATATCTCAACCTCGAGAATTTAAAGTTGATAGAGCAAGTGTCTCTCGTGCAGACAAACGCTATCACCCTTTAGAATGAGCTGAATAAGGTTAAGGAGGACTTGCAAGCACGAAAGGCTATTTACGAAGCTAAGCTCGAATCCCTCAATGCTTCTCACCAGATTCAGGTCAAAAACTTAGAGAAGGAAGCTGACAACCAGTACGACCAGGGGCTTCGGCATTCTTATCGGTGCATCATGGCCGTCCTTGGGAAATAGCATCCTGATCTAAAGATGGATGAGATTGCTGCTAGTGTAGCTGAATACATGGACGAGGAAGCAGCCAAAGAAATTGGCGAAGGATTGGAGCCAATTGCAACCAATGAGGCAACCTCTCCTTCTTGAGGAGCCCCTATTGATGCTGCCGAGGCGAGTACCCCCCCGGGCGCAACTGGTGACACACCTCTTGCTCCCCAAGCTAACCAACCAGCAGAAACAACTCTACTTATTGACCATCCTTCCTCTTGAATGTGTTATAGATTTCTTTTTGGAACGTTGTATGTCGAGATTATCAACTCTTTACTGTTGTtgtcaaattaataaaactcctTAGTTTGTTTGCTTTGCCTCtcgctctttttttttttttttttgcttgccTGCACTTGATTGAGCAGATGCTGACAAGCTTGGCTTCCAGTCTCGCCATCGAATaagctttgagactttggagcctttgcatgctttagaaattttttagaaCTTTTGGTGGTCATctcgccttcgcttggtcAAGCAGATATTGGCATACTTGGCTTCCGGTTTCGCCATTGaccaggctttgagactttggagcctttgcatgccttagaaacttTTTGGAACTTTTGGTGGTCTGCTCGCCATTGCTTGGTCGAGATGATCCTAACATGTTTGGCTTCCGCTCTCGCCATTGaccaggctttgagactttggagTCTTTGTATGCCTTAGAAACATTTTGGAACTTTTGGTGGTCTGCTCATCAtcgcttggtcgagcagatcctggcatgcttggctttcGGTCTCGCCATTGACCAAACTTTGAGACTTTGGCGCCtgtgcatgccttagaaacaTTTTAGAACTTTTGGTGGTCTGCTCGCCATCGCTTAGTCGAGTAGATCCTAGCATGCTTGGCTTTCGGTCTCGCTATTGACTAGACTTTGAGACTTTGGAACCTTTGCATGctttagaattattatttttttacatcgataataattgaatgaaattCCTCCAGACTTCATTGATAAGAAAGCCGACTTACAGGAAATTGActgaatatataaaacaaataacaagaggaatgaatataaataactCTTAACCATTATTGGGtcttactggaagtatttCTTGAGATGCGCTGCATTCCACGGTCATTTCACTTCGTGGCCATCAGAGCGAACGGGCTTATAGGCTCCGGGTCCAGCCACATGTTTGACTCTATATGGCCCCTCCCAGTTAGGACCGATTACTTATTGTGTCGAGTCTTTTGTGTTCTGATTCACCCTCCTAAGTACCCAATCGCCGACCTTGAATTGTCGTACACGCACATTTTGGTTGTAATAACGTGCAACCCTTTGCTGGTAGGCGGCTGATCGGTTGGATACTTGCTCTCTCTTATCAGTCAGCAGATCTAGATTTAAGTATATCTGGTCGTTGTTTTCATGCTCATCGAAGTGATAAGTTCTGTGTGTGGCTGCCCCTATCTCCACGGGCACAACGACTTCATGTTCGAAGGCCAAAGTGAACGGAGTTTCGCCGGTTGCTGTTTTATGGGTTGTCTTGTATGCCCATAACACCCCTGGTAGCTCATCAACCCATTCTCCCTTCTTTGCTTCTAGCCTGATCTTCAACAGCCTCTTGATAaccttgttggctgcttccacTTGTCCATTAGACTGAGGGTGAGCATGCGAGCATAACTTCAGCTCTATTCCGAGGTTCTGACAAAATTCTCTGAAGTTATGATTGtcgaactgcctgccattGTTTGCTATCAGGGCATAAGAGATCCCATATCGGCACACCAGGTTCCTCCATACAAAATCAATCCTCTTTCTTCTCTGTGATT contains:
- the LOC107175852 gene encoding uncharacterized protein LOC107175852, with the protein product MLLYGLFALWDKCGHGEPTVDEVKYLYQLKSSPKDVGWYYFISSTKTRKPITDLPTGGGGNWKRKFFFAGGPWGQVAQIDGENVRVPSRFIVSGSWGFHYKLKPEVLKWVETILANSCPCRDLLSLCSLIDESHLVPAAHIMEDAVIRVLNGKHPRPTTTRQDQSKDAPSGKRVEQASPLKTLPPHPPKVGESSGTTSGTGLATPYDRKMKEDIQSARSKVDAEEKKVGYLNLENLKLIEQHPDLKMDEIAASVAEYMDEEAAKEIGEGLEPIATNEATSPS